The sequence agtcgtcagtgcagaagaagcggtaacaaactgcactgcagcattttcttcaacaacgtcaacttcacaaatatccaaacttgAATAAAATGTGGaagagagaatacattgttcagattaatatatttatatgagattttatatatgaaataaataatttctttatttctgtacCAACTTAGATCAAACATTATTTGTGACCGAGATCTCCTTTTAAGTAAGGAATTGTCTCCTTTTAAGTGTTAGGAGATCCCGCTCTTCAATAAcaacaattattatatacatgtttatatatttcttcctttttttaatggatTACCAATTTTAGacagatttatgtacagagtgtactgaattttgatttaggttcaaatcaaactacaattcaTAACGAGGTTCCCCAAGCTCAAGCCacatgtttttatcattcaaGTAATCaacagtcctataataagggTGACCAATCAACATCGAGCTATGGGATCAGCCAGTCGCTCCGCGCAGTACGAGTACGAGCCGCTGAAGATTTTCGCACTGCTTGGGGGGAACTCGTGAACCAcgcccccccccccccccaaCTCCCCGCGCACATCGCAGCGTAGGAGGGGGCTCCCACAAGCGGGTTCTCACCAGTGAAAAGGGGACTGAGTAGTCGAGGATTCGCCAGTCGCTTCAAGTGAACAATTCGAAGAGTACGAGCCGATCTTAGTTTCCGCGCTTGGGGGAAGACGTAGCCACGCCCCCCCAACACCCCGCAAACAATATTTGCGTAGGAGAGGATAGCTCCCGGCGGAAACCCCTGCCAGGACTTCGGGACTGATTTGCTCGCATCCCCCTAGTAGCCGGCCTCCCACCAGCGGGTCTCACCGGTGAAAAGGGGTTGGGTAGTCGGCCCCGTTGTTCCTCCGGCTGCTCGGGAGCGACTCCACTCCCGCGCGTCGTCCGGGCTCCGAAATGGAGCCCCCCCCCCGGGAAGGGGTAGGTGCGGGTCCCCCGCACCCCTCCCCCGACACCGCCCTAACGCATACGCCACCAGCGGCGTATGCTACGCCGACGGGCGTTTTTcacgcgcccgccgccgccgtctCCGCCGCTGCTGTCGCCGCTGCGCTAACTGCCGCCGATGCCGCCGCCGCGGTCCCCGCCGCCGCAGTTTCGAACACCAACACGGCGACGACGACGACCGCAGCAGCATCTAATGTAACTGCCGCTGTCACCGCCGCCGTCACCACCACCGTCACCGCCGCCACCACCACCGCTGCCGCCACCGCGGCCGACACCGttgccgccgccgccgccgccactTCTTCCGCCGCCGCTGCCGCCGCCGCCACCACCTACCCAATTGGGTGGTCCACTTCAAGGAAATAAGCCGCCTTCTGGGACGCTCGCCGGCCGTCGTCGCGCGCGGAAGAGGCGTCCACTTTACACCGAGGGACGGCAACGAGTACCGAGTCGTCCAGCGTTACATGAACACGCTGGACGTGCAATGGCACTCGTACTCGTTGCCATCAGACCGACCGTTGAAGGTGGCCATCCGCGGGCTGCCGCCAGACACTGAGGAGGCCGCATTAAAAGAAGATTTGGAAAAGAAGGGCTATGAGGTGGAGGCCATCAAAGCCATCCGGGGCAGGGGAGATCGCCCTGGATGCGTTTTCTTCACCCTCCTGGCACGGACTCCAAATTGCCAGGAGGTGTACACCGTCAAAGAACTTCTCCACTGGCCAACACTGAAAATTGAGGCGTGGAGGGGCAAACAGGGACCCGCCCAGTGCCACCGGTGTCAATTGTTCCGGCATTCGTCGGTCAATTGCCACCGGTCAATCGTCTGCGTACGCTGCGGCGGGCCCCACAAGGCCACGGAATGCGAGCGGCCCTTGGACCAGCCCGCCACCTGTGCGAACTGCGGAGGACCACACCCGGCAAATCATTCGTCCTGCCCGGTGCTGCGGCGCGAAGCAAGGAACAGACGGGCTGGCCCAGTCGCTCGCAGCGGTACCGCCCCCACGCCCCGAAACACCACAACCGAGGCAGCGGAGGGTTCTTTGATGGCCCCCGCCAACCCACCGACCGCCAGGGGAGCAGAGCTCccgaaaaagaaaaggaagaagaagaagaagaagaatgccaCCGCCGTGAGCTCTGCCCCCGTGGCGGAAGAAGAAGCGGCCGTGCCGACTCCCCCGGCACCGCAACCCACTCCCGCGCCTGCCCCGGCTGCACCGATCCCACCGGAGCACTTTTATGCGCTGGTGCAGTCGGTGCAACAGATGCAGGCACTACTGGCCGCCCTCGTCCCCGCGGCTCCCCTCAGAGGCGTACCCACCCCTAACCTCTAATTATGGATGGTACGTCTCTGAGGATAGTGTATTGGAACGCGGGATCGCTCCGGGGGAAGAAACTACTTCGCGGGGGGCGAAATCTCAGTCGCTGCCAACCGAAAGGAGACCGTGGCTGTCGTGCTCCTCGACAACGAGAAGGCCTTCGACAGAGTATGGCACGAGGGGTTGCTGTACAAACTGTCGAAGAGCTCCACGCCCAAAAGACTGATCAGGATTGTGGCCTCCTTCCTGAACGAGCGGAAGATCAGGGTGGCGGTCGAAGACGCCCTTTCAACGGAGAAACCCGTCCGGGCTGGCGTTCCTCAGGGTAGCTGCCTGAGCCCGGCCTGCTACGCCGCGTACACCGACGACATTCCGGTCGCAGATGGAGCCAAGCTAGCCCTCTACGCCGACGACGCGGCGTACTTCGCGGTATCCATGAGCGCGAAGCACGCCGCCAAGAAAGTCCAAAAAGCGCTAGACGCCCTACCAGATTGGCTCCACAAGTGGAGACTGTCGGTGAACGTGGCGAAAACGCAGGCTCTGATCTCCGGGAACGCCGCCCCACCGCCGCCCCTGATGCTCTTCGGGAAGGACGTGGCGTGGCAGCCACACGTCACGTACCTCGGGGTCAAGATCGACCGTGGTCTTCGCCTGAAGACCTACGTCGACTCAGTGGTGCAAGCAGTGAAGACGGCCAAAGGAAGACTCCGCCCAGTgctctcctccagcctcccgCTCCCCTCCGGAGCACTCGCGTCCCTGTCCCCAAAAGGATGGATGAAGAAGGACGCGGAGATCCTCGTCCGACTGGTGAAGGGGAACTGGCTGTCGCCGGGGATGGCCCAGTGGATGGCTGTGTACCTGCGCCTCAAAGAAAATGAGGTGCGGGGGGTCGCCCCGTCGGTCGCCGACTTGACGGCGCTGGACTCAGCGAGGCGGGGGGTGATTGCACTCCCCCCCGTCGATATGGGAACGCCGAGGGGGAGGGTGATTACCTCCCTCCTGAAGAGGCCAGCCAGCCAAGCGGAAAACGGAACGGAAACAAGCCGCCGCCGCCCCCTGCAGCGCGCGGCTACAATGGCGTCGGAACGCGGCTCGGAGGCCGCTACTGCCGCCGCCgctgccgccgccgccgcctaCGAAGCTAAAATGAAGCCTCCGCCGGCCGGGAGATCGGCGATCCCGAGGTGGCAGTCTCGGGACCCGCGCCGCGCCCAAGCGGGGGCGGACTTCAACCGCGCGCCCGCCCACGCGTCCGCCCAGGCGCCCGCCCAGGCGCCCACACAAGCGGCCGCCCACGCAGCCGCCCCCCTGCCCGCCCAACCAGGCGCCATCATCGACATCGTGGCCCACAGAGGGCTGACCACGCTGCCAACACTGCACGTCTACCCGGACCTGCCGTCAGATCACCGGCCGGTTCTTCTCATCCTCCGGGACCTTCCGGCGAGGGTCTCGCTGCCGAGAACGTCCAAAATCAACTGGGACCGCTACGAGAACGAAATCGAAGGCGACAAGGCCATTGTCGCCTTCAAGAGGGTCTCCACCAGCGAAGAAGTCGAGCTTGCGGCGAGCGCCATCACCCGCAGCATCCAGCACGCTCTCGATGCCGCACGGACGCCCGTGCCGGCCACCGCCAAACCCGAGCCGCTCCCGGCGCACATCACCGCGCTGCTGGAGCGGAAGCGAAGAATGCGGACCGCTCCGCTCACCGCGCCGCTTGGCCAACTACGGCGCCACCTGCGCCCTCTGTCTGGGGCCGCTCTTATGTGATTACCTCCCTCCTGAAGAGGCCAGCCAGCCCGGAGGAAGAGGGCCCGAAGAAAAAGCCGCGCGCCCTCAACATGGGGGAGGAGTCCCGCTCCTCCACGCAGGAGCCGTCGTCGTCGGGATCTATGGCGGACCTGACGATGACGGAAACAAGCCGCCGCCCCCTGCAGCGCGCGGCTACAATGGCGTCGGAGCGCGGCTCGGAGGCCGCTactgccgccgccgccgccgccgccgaagTAACAATGAAGCCTCCGCCGGCCGGGAGATCGGCGATCCCGAGGTGGCAGTCTCGGGACCCGCGCCGCGCCCAAGCGGGGGCGGATTGCAATCGCGCGCCCGCCCACGCGTCCGCCCAGGCGCCCACACAAACGCCCGCCCGCCCGCTCAACCAGGCGCCCGCCCGCCCGCCCGCCCAGGCCCCCACCCAACGCGCGCCGCCTACGCGCACCCTACGTTGTTCGCCGGGTGTGGGCCTCCGCAGTTggcgcaggtggctgtgtcCTAGAGGCGGCGTGCGGTTCTCCACTTCGTACACACGCCTGGGGCCTGTAGTAGTCGTGACTGTTGTGTAGAAATTGTTGGCATCTATGGCATTGCAGGGACTTCTTTCCCCGCCTTGTCTTGATTTTAATGCCCGTAAACAGGAAGAGCTCTGGCTCCTGACATATTGCTTGGAAGCCAGGAGTCTTTTTTAAGAAGTAGAAGATGCAACTCGGTCGTCCTCGGCACGCAGGCATTTTTGCATTTCCGCAGAATGCGAAAATGTGAGAATGCTGCTTGTGGGAATGGGTTGTGGCCATCTTCAGCGGACTTCTTCGCTACCTGCTGCGACAGGCAAGTCGCTGACCGTGGCGAACACCAAGGCACCCAGGGAGAAACTGCGAGGTGTGCTTGCCTCAAGCCTTgccctgaggacgaagcttGTGATCGCACGTGCGTAACTGATAATCAGTCGAAAGATATCTGCGTTATGTTTGCTTACCGTTGATTTGACTTACCTCTGAAACGCCAGATAAAGTCGTCTGACGTTTCAGAGGATGATCTGTAAGGCCGTGCTGGACACTGTGGGGTGGAAGTGTAGCTTTTCCTCTGAGCAAGATCAGGACGATATCACAGCTGAACTAGTAAGATCTCGATCGGGAGAGCCAGTGGTACAACAGCATCAGACCTCTTTCGGTTCTGTCGTCTTTTACCTTCGCAGGATTGGTTCCCGTAGGAACGTGGCCAAGTCGAAAGCAGCGGCTTTTCGGGCAAGCAGACCCACTACTGCCTCTCGCGGATGGGAGGCTCCATTCCGGAGACCGCCCGCCGCGCGACAGCCCGCCAGCAGCGCGCCGATGGCCGCACACAGCATGCACTGCTCCGCGCAGGAGGCCGCAGCCTGCGCGGAGCCGGTTGCTACTATGTCGGAAATGCCGACGCCTGTGACACTTTGCGGGACTTTGCTTACCTCCGGGTGTAGCGTAATAAAGAATTATAacagacaaaaatatgtaaaaaaaacaattaatctacttaacttaaatctattacaaacatgaataaatatagacttaataataattattgacaatattaacactattaaaattttgaaataaataaataaattataaatagaattaaaataaaatcaaaataactacaaaatatgataaaaaaaaccatctacctaacttaaatatattagaaacaaaaaataaacactaaATAATCATTGACAATATCCTACATTAacagaattaaaatttcataaacgACACACGGTCTGAGGGGGCTTCAGCAGCTGCTCGAAGAAGATGCAGTCGGGGCTTTTGGTGTTTGCGGTACACCGGGCAAGAAAACgagtataaaatatgataaaaaacaattaattattacctAACTTAAACctataagaaacaaaaaaaaacatttacaatataatacactattacaatttca is a genomic window of Amyelois transitella isolate CPQ chromosome 28, ilAmyTran1.1, whole genome shotgun sequence containing:
- the LOC132903544 gene encoding ice-structuring protein 4-like encodes the protein MEPPPREGVGAGPPHPSPDTALTHTPPAAYATPTGVFHAPAAAVSAAAVAAALTAADAAAAVPAAAVSNTNTATTTTAAASNVTAAVTAAVTTTVTAATTTAAATAADTVAAAAAATSSAAAAAAATTYPIGWSTSRK